The Capsicum annuum cultivar UCD-10X-F1 chromosome 1, UCD10Xv1.1, whole genome shotgun sequence sequence aaaaaaaaaaaaaaaaaaaaaaaaaaaaaaaaaaaaaaaaatgcctaACTGCCGAAATgactaaaatatgatattttaaaacatgagccatttttgttttttgtttttttcaagaGGCTATTTTTATTCTTCTCCCTAATATTTTTGTAGAGTCGAGCAATATAAGcttcaataaaaatcaagattcattttcagttatgtattgaaaatattaaacaTGTAGTTTCAATAACCTATGTCGCTTGAACTTCTCAAAAgtattattcagttatcagactTTTCAAAATATTGCATTTTGAAGAACAATCCAAAACGAAGGAGGCAATATTCTATTATATAGAGCCTGCCAGCTTCGACCGcctctttttgttatttcttatttcctccatttttatttatttatcttattttttaatttaatatatatttaaaaattacacaaaattactttgaattacaataattaacagtttaaaatttttgaaaaacatataaaaatttgattgattcaAAATTCTATCAATGCTACAAAAATTGTGATAGAcgaagtaacatatattatttgcaaGTGATGTAAAAAGTATCATAAATCGTAGTAATTAATAACTTAAACTACTTAACTACATATAAAAACTTGATTTATTCTCCAAATACTATCACAGTTACATAAAACATAgagggagtaacatatattatttgaaaattaattaatagcaagtgttataaaacataataattaaaaattaaaaatatgtgaaaactatTCTCTTAATTCCATCAGTGTTACATAAACTAGAATAGAGAGAGAACATATGTTATTTGAAAGTTACGTAGAAGtattagaaatcacaataattaacaacataaaatatttaaaaatcatacaaaaatctgaaaattatataaaaagtttaGTTGACTCTCcgaattatatcaatgtcacataaataaaaatggtaaaaataacatagggcaaaattcaaaaaatatcatacttatccccttaattataaGTTTTATAACAAcggtttcataattacataatataacaagttatattttgtatttttgcaaactgttgctacaaaaatataaatacatataatttttactgcccttatgatcgatatgtattttgtatttttgcagactgttgctacaaaaatacaaacacATACAAATAAATATGCTACAagatgtaatttgataaaagtgttgttatttttttgtaatttaatacttaagtatgttattttatgtattttttccaataacatatattatctaaaatatttaaaaatcatacaaacaATTTTattagttcttcaaaatttatcTGTATCACAAAAAAATAGCATATATGTTGAATTCGTGTAAGCACGAGCTCTTATATATGTCTAGTTCACAAAGAATCGAGCTAACATAGGTTCCAATTGTTGTCGGTTGGATATATGTGTGTTTCTTCACAAGAgctaagcttttttttttttttttttaagaattcaatAAGGTGCgataatattttagaaagtctaaaTTTCAACAaagtaataatactaaaaagaaaaattcattaaTCTGTTTTAATTTGACATAAAGTTAAGGCAAATAAAAAAGTTTATTAAATTTtctgattttaaattaaatatatatcaaataatattttatctCCATTCCAATTCACATGACATCCTTTTCTTTCTTATCCTTGATAAAATGATGTCTAATGATTAATTTAGACCATCAAATTGTAAAAGacttccttattttttttaagtaCCGTATCAAGTCAAATGATGTAATGTAATATGAAATGAAGAGAGTATTAAAATGCATTTTAATTCTATAGCCTTAAACATGTTAGGTgtatatttgaaattaaaaaactatacaaaaaaagtgttatttttttaaacggtccaaaaaaaaagagatatattCAAGCAAATTGAAACAAAAGAGTAGCACTTACTTTGAAGGAATCACCAGCCAAAACAGCATAAGAATTTGGTGAAATATTGACATcaatccactcattatttttgttgatttgcaATCCATTGACTTGATTTTGTGATATTATAGTCATGATGGTACCATCTGTGTGGCCATTTAATCCAACAGGATTACTATTTTCAGCACCACTAATAGTTGATAATGCCTTGTAACGTGTAAATCTAAATAGGAAATATTTGTGATCCAAAAATTCATCAATGTAATTTTGTAAtcccaatttctccaaaatcatCCTTTTCACCATTGCATCCAATTCCACAAGTGGATTTGAATAGGAGTTTACCAAATTGCTGCAAAAATTAATCCACATATAAAGTTAGTATTATAGATACATAAGCAAGGCAAAATACATATGTAGACACttaggctgcatttgtttttattaaaatttagatgtTTGAATCTGAATACACATTTTAATGATTAAAATGTTGTCGATCTCTAAATTTGAAAACTAATGATTAAAAttgtttatttttcaacatctgaatgtataaatttatttatttgtatatataataaaaatataatataaataaaaattaattatatattaaaatatttaatttaatacaataaaattattatttaattcaaaaaaatagttgtttttattagtgatagtggagatagtTTGTACCGGTAGTGGTGGTGGTAATGATTGAGGTTAATGACTAGtaatattggtggtgatagttgagATGGTTGGTACTGTAGTGACTGTTATAACAGTGGCGATTAATAGttgtgatgtgaagttggttgatgttaaTTATTGAAGGTGTTGATTGcgatggctgaaaaatgaatgcatgatgttTGACGACGTGTTGATGGTAGTTGGAGACGTTGCTAACTGTGATAGTGTAGATGGTTGATAGTAGGGATAGATTGTAGTGTGGTAGTTGTTGAAatggtggtagaggtggtgatACTGGTGAAAATGATAGTGATGGGGACCGAAGAATGTATAGAggttgatgatgtgttagtggtagttagaggtggtgctagttgtgattgATGAGTTGATCGCTAGTGATTGATGATGCTGGTGGTGTTGGAATTGGTGTTAGCGTTTGCAGTGGTGGTGGATGTAATTGAAATAATGAAGGTGATAAGTTTTGTTGCGGCTGACAATAGCGGAAAGTAGTGATATTGATTGTCAATGGTAGCTGTGATGGTGGACGtagtgggtggtggttgacaataaTGGTGATGGCAGAGGTGAtagtggtggtgactgatgattgTGGATAGAGTGATAGTGAATATCATCGAACACAAGAATACATTAAGACTTGATTCCAGATctaaatgattaagacctattcaaacCTATTAgaactaaaatcttaataaaaaacaaatacacttaataatttaaaatctgaaccattcaaattcagacctccattaaatgcaaacaaatgaggcctgaGAAaatgacatgattatttcatttagatATCTTAACTAAGCATTGTATCCATTCAGTACTTGACAACTCAATTTATATTTTAGACACATTATTGACAATCACCAAAAATTACAAAGTATGTATTACACTCCCCACCCACCTCACCTACCTTTTCACTTTTCTTCCAGAACCCTCTTAGAGATCGTTTGTAGATTGTATACGAATAATGTTGAATAAggtgtattaataatatttgtataaTTGATGCAAGTATTAATGCAGACATCTCTTACatagtgtttgatttgatgtgttaaaaataatatatatttacgtcatttttcaaataaatatttatttgtcgAAATATCCTTCTTTCCATTAAAAGCTTCATAGATATCTCGCGACAATTAGAAAAATAGCAACATTTACCTACAAATCACTTTCCATCAAAGAACAGAGAGAGAGAACAATTTGAGGGTAATTTTGTTATTCATCAAGTTAATGCATGAAGCCtttatattactaatacataaaaaataagtgaTATTTTTCAATACACAATAGGGTATATAACTAACTCATGTATTAATTATACATATGAGGAAAAAGTGTACTAGACAAGATACTAATAATACTTAAAATTAATACATACATTATTTTtactaatacactctaccaaatcaCCTTTAGGGGTCATTTAATTGGAAAATAAGCTATCTTCAAATTATTAATTCTGAAATTAGTTATTCCACCCTCAAGAAGGgataaaaaaatactacaatCCCGAAATAACTAATTCCAAAATGAGTTATCCAATGTATTTTATCCCAACCAAACGTGAGATAAATTTCTCTTCTAGATTAATTTCAAAACTAATTATCTTATCTCTCCTATCAAACGACCCTTAATGCCTTCCTATTTAAACCCCACTTTCTTCTCTCTTCCTTTTTTGGTTttcattagattttgaattttttattggttgtagaattttttttttaattttaaattatagatCTAAAtactgtaaaaaaaaaataaaaaaaattatacattgtCGCtacatatctttttaaaaatgaaaaaaaatagtccaaagcaaaaatattttgtttttatatgCAAGATTTGAGAAGGGACAGATTAGATCCAGAGAAATACAAGTGAGATATAAACAATCTAATCCTAATGTATTGTTTCTCGAACTCATAAGTTATAGATCACATAATCAAATACAACTAATTTTTATCGTTACTGAAATTCTGGTCCTATAAATAACACGAAAAAACTTTATTGCtatttcaaaactcaataaataaattaaattcagagataaatgaaaaaaaatagacataCCAAAAATCAGAATTACCATGAGGCCAAAATATATTTGCAAAATTTTCAACACTTTGAGGATTAAGCAAATCAGCAATACACAAACTCTCAAACAATGGTAAGTCTGGAATCATCCCCGCATAGCCATGAAATGGTTTctttgataaatttttcattttggtTTCTAGAggaaattcaaatatttcttttgaaGTAGCAAACATGGCCTCTCTAATTTCATTTggaatattattatatattgctTCAAAACAACCATATTCTTGTAAGGCttcaaaaacttgaatttttgttGATTCCCAATTTGGAGAGTTTGGTTTTATATTGGAAAATTCTATGGTTGGGATTTGAACTTTGGTAGATGCCATTGATGAATTATGTTGAAGTGAGACTTAATAGAAAgcgcacacatatatatactggGATTGGATATGGGAGCCCATGCCAGCCTGGGTCAACGtatattctctttttattttggCATAATTATAATCTTTAATTTTGTTCTTGTTTAAATATATCCTTTAATTatataaaagttgaaaaaaaatactgTAATTTTAcctaataaaatacataattacactcAAAATAATGCACGTGAAAGTAAAAATCAGAGCCCCcaataataaacaaaataataattaaatgctTATTATACTCttaatgaatttatatatatatatatatatattcctttttTACAAATCAAATTCTCAAtttattctcattttatttccttcaacaactctaaaaaaaaaaattaaaaaaataacttaattaaaaaaaatacgatCAATTATCTAATGTTCTTATGTTTCTCCTTAAGACGATGATGTATGCTTCATTTGGATATCTGAAGAGCTAAAAATTTATACAGAAATTATGCATATTTCATATTAAACGATTTCTATTTTGTGAAGtttcaatgaaaatttttaataatttttccttaattgaaAGAGAATAAGAGATGAAAATTTTGTAGGATTTTCATCGGATTTCACATCTTCTTCTAAATGAaccttttaatttttatattacttaaatattattttaatgaagGCGGTctttaatgaattattttttattttttaaaagaaaaaaaattaaaaagtacatGTATTTGTGATGGTGGtatattaagttttttttaatgtaaatttAGGTGTATCTTTTTAATTAGGAGGCAACATTTGATTGGAGTAGTAATCCACGTAGGAGAGATTTTCATGCATATGTGTTGCTaaattgaagtatttttttgttcaatttttgtatagttaaagggtctACTTGTACAATGGCAAGTTAATATCTAAAACCTGCGTGTAACGTTTTAATTCGGCGGCAGCATTTGGTTGGAGTACTGATCCACGTAGGAGCGATTGAGTTTCACGCATATGTGTTGCGAGgttgaagtattttttttgttcagtttttgtatagttaaagaaTCTACTTGTACACTTACAAAGTTAAATGTCATAGTTataatttaatttcaagttaaagGTCAAtgccttttattttaatttagaaaaaatacatcatttcacTTCTGAACTTgttcataaattttattttatcactttaacTTTACGAATAATCATTTAaccttttaaataatttttaagtgAATTTTATATAACCTGAATAATTGACatagaaaaatttattaaaattcgCGCGTTgagatctaaaa is a genomic window containing:
- the LOC107874414 gene encoding probable 2-oxoglutarate-dependent dioxygenase AOP1 — its product is MASTKVQIPTIEFSNIKPNSPNWESTKIQVFEALQEYGCFEAIYNNIPNEIREAMFATSKEIFEFPLETKMKNLSKKPFHGYAGMIPDLPLFESLCIADLLNPQSVENFANIFWPHGNSDFCNLVNSYSNPLVELDAMVKRMILEKLGLQNYIDEFLDHKYFLFRFTRYKALSTISGAENSNPVGLNGHTDGTIMTIISQNQVNGLQINKNNEWIDVNISPNSYAVLAGDSFKAWTNGRLHSPIHRVKTTGESDRLSIQLFSLPKPGHFTEAPKELVDEEHPLLFKPFETLELFEYLTSHAGDSAPGETLKAYCGV